The Chitinophaga niabensis genome segment GGGCTTGCTTATGATCCAGCTGGTATTGGTAGGAGCAGTTCCGGCACCACCGGTGATCTTCAGATCGGTGGCAGTAGCTGTCCAACGTGCAGCGGCAGGATTCCATACATTACCATAACGCGTCCAGAAGCTGACGTCTGTTGCAAGATTACTGATGGCAACCGTCTGATCCGGCAGCACATTATTAAGTACATAATTCGTGATGGTCCAGGTACGTTGCGTGGAACCGGTTACTCCGCTGTATTTGAATGCAATGAAAAGAGAATCCTTTTCTCCGGATACCTGGTCCGTAAGATCAATGGTACCGGAGTTCACTACCGTGGCACTGGTAGCCAATGCTGCTTTGGAAGTGATGTTCGTCCAGTTGGCATTCACTACTGTGGCGGAATCCAATGCGGTAAGTTTGTTAGTGACCAATACCTGTAGTGTATTGGTTTGTGTACCAAATTCTGCTTTCGTGGAAAATGATAACGCCAGTTTCCCCAGCTTATAAGAGGCTTTGCGGTTAGCATAACTCTTCCCCGGTTCTCCGGAGTAAAAGGCAATATTATCTGCATCACCGGAAAAAAGGAACTGCGTGGTATCTCCTACCTTGTAAGTGAAGGTATCTGCAACCATGCGGGCAGGATCAATCTTCACCTGGAAATCAGGTGTAGTTGTTTCGAGCTTCTTGGAACAGGACGCAACCGCTAAAGCCAATCCTGCTAATATGATGAATGATCTTTGCATAAAATAATGTTTAGAATGTAACAATTACCAGCCTGGGTTTTGAATGAGGGCACGGTTCAGGTTCAGCTCATAAGTTGGTTTAGGCAACAATACGTGCCTTGTTCCCACATTCTGTGCGCCCTGTAATCCATTTGGATTTCCTGTAGCAGTAACGGATGCGCCATTGGCAGCAGCCCATGCCGCAAAAGTTTGCATATCCTGGTAAAAATTTCCCCAGCGGATCAGGTCTGCTTTTCTCACTGCTTCAAAGCAAAGTTCTCTCATCCTTTCATCGCGGATAGCCAGTTGAAAATCTTCCTTGCTAAGCCCGGGTGTAAGATCTGCTTCCGTACCGGTGGTGATAGAAGCTGTAGCTGTTGCCGGTACACCTGCATAAGTGAACACCGCACCTGTTACCGCAGCATTGGATGCACCGGAAGTTTGTGTGGGTGCTGTAGTGGTTGAAGTACCTGCCGTTGTAACTGTATAAAGATTACCTGCGTTTGTTATTTGTGTACCTACTGTATAGGCGGTACCTGGTACCCATGCAGTGCCGATCACTACGATCGGTGCAGAAGAATAATAAGTGCCGGGAGCCAGTGCCCCCGGTGAATTCAGATAGATACCTACTACTTTACCTCCGGTAACAACAGCTGTGCCGCTGGCACCACTTCCTCCACCGCCTGAAATGGTTACTGCCGGTGCTACGGTATAACCGGAACCCTGGTTATTTACCACAACAGACTTCACCACATTTCCATTCATAATGCCGTATCCTCTCCTTCTCACCAGGTTAATATCCGCATAAGCATTACCAGGGCCGTTCAGGTAATTTTCTGCTTCTGCACGCATCAGCAACACATCCGCATAACGGATCACAGGCCAGTTTATATTATAAGCCCCGCCCACTCCATTGGTATTACGGATAATTGCAGGGCAATATTCCCTTCTGAACTTGCCGGCACTCATCTGCCATACATTCGGCCGGGCTGTTTTTACACGCGGCGTGCCGCTATAGATATAGTTCGCACAATTCCAGTCGCGCCTTACATCCAGTGAAGATTTTAATGGTGTAGCTGTATTGGTGGGATCCACTTCGTAAGAATCAAACAATTTCTTTGTTGCCCACACCCAGGATGCAGAGCTGTAAGAAGTAGTATCAGCCGCTACAATACCAGATTGTATACCCACAAAATTACCGATATCATTTCCGCCTTTAGTTACCACACCAGGCGCCGCACCAAAAGAACCCAGTTCCCAGATATTCTCTTTTACATCATACGCGTCTTTACTCAGGTTGATGAAGATCTGCCTGTAATCAGGATTCAGCGCATGCAGGCCTGAGTTCACCACTTTGTTGGTATAAGTAAGCACATCCTGGTATTTGGATACATTATTCTGGGGATAACCTGCCCAATAGATGTATACCCTGGCCAGCATAGCCTGTACCGCAGAAATAGTCACTAATTCATTATAGCCCAGTTTAGCAGCAGTATAATCTTTCAGCAATACTTCTGCTTCTTTCATATCTTTTTCTATCTGTGCATACACATCTTTCTGCGGAGTAGCCGGTATAGTGGTTTCATTAATACCCAACGGGCGCAATACCAAAGGTACATCCCCATAATTACTCGTGAGCGTGAAGTACAGGAAGCCACGCAGGAACAATGCCTGCCCTTTGATGATATTCCTTTTGGTGGAATCCATCGTTGGTTTGTTGATATTCTCCAGCAGGGAATTCAGGTTAGCAATTCCCAGATAAGAGAACTTCCAGAGATTGCCAACATACACCTGCGATGCATCATAATTATAACGGAGGCCGCGCGTATCACCATCCGCCGTGCGGTTGGACAATACCTCGTCTGTACTGGTGGTGAAATTAAAAGGTATTACCTGTGCGTACAGTTCAGGCCGCATCAGATCTCCATATACACCAGTGAGTGCCTGCTGCAGTTGTGCTTCTGTTGCATAATAATTATCCGGTGTATAAAAATCAGTTGGTTTTGTATCAAGGAACTTTTTACAGGAAGAAAGTCCTGCAATAATGATCCATGCAAAAAGATAAATGCGTTTCATAATGGAAAGTTTTGCGTTGATCAAAAGGTTACATTTAATCCCAGTACATAAGAGAGTGAATGCGGGTATACGGCATAGTCGAAACCTGGTGTAAGGTTACCGTTCCGGCCGGATACTTCCGGATCCTTACCGGAATAGTTGGTCCAGGTATACAGGTTTTGTGCAGAAGCATAAGCCCGTATATTTTTGATCTTCGCTCTTTTCAGGAATGGAGAAGGCACATTGTAACCCAGGGACACTGTTCTTAATTTCAGATAAGAACCATCTTCCACTACCCGGGAAGAATAAGCCGCATTACCCATACCACCTGCGCGGAACAAAGTATTGCTGGGATTCTCCGGCGTCCAGCGATTAGCGTAAGTAGCAAACTGGTTGAGATTGGGATTGTTTACAATACCTCCTTCGAACACATAACGGTTGGCATTGATGATATCATTACCATAAGACCATTGGAACAGTACATTCAGGTCAAAGTTCTTGTAGGTGAAGTTATTACTGAAACCGCCTGTATGTTTGGGTAAGCCACTGCCAATGATCGTATAGTCTGAATTATTCACCTGCAGGTCTCCGTTCAGATCTTTGTATTTAATATCACCCGGGCGGATAGCTGTTCTGGCGGAGCCGTTGGTGGTGATATCCGGCTTCAGCAGGTAAGTACCATTAGGCATTACGTTGAAGTCTGCATATTGATATACCCCATCAAATATCAGCCCGTACATTTCACCCATAGGGCGGCCAATCACTGAGATGTAAGGGAACAGGCCGGAATAGGTTGTATTGAAGAAAGTGCCGGAACCGGTCAGGATAGATGTTTGCCCTTCAGTTAAAGAGATGATCTTGTTCTTATTGAAGCTGATGTTGAAGTTACTGTTCCAGGAGAACTTTTTGTTTTCAACAATGATGCCTCCAATAGTAAATTCAAGCCCTTTGTTTTCCAGTTTACCGATGTTCTTAAAACCGGTGGCACTTTCAATACCCTGCATATAAGGCAATGCTGCCTGCAGCAACAGGTCATTTGTTGTTCTCTTATATACATCTACCGTAACGTTCAGGCGATTCTTGAGAAATGCAAGGTCAAGCCCTATATTGGTCTGCTGGTTGGTTTCCCATTTCAGATCAAGGTTTTCAGGAGATACGATCACAGAACCGATTGCAGGGAAAAGACCACCGGTAGAATACCAGTATTGGTTGCTCGTCATTTGCAGCTGGCTCAGGTAAGCAAAATCTGCTACCCGGTTATTACCGGAAGCTCCAT includes the following:
- a CDS encoding DUF5017 domain-containing protein, producing MQRSFIILAGLALAVASCSKKLETTTPDFQVKIDPARMVADTFTYKVGDTTQFLFSGDADNIAFYSGEPGKSYANRKASYKLGKLALSFSTKAEFGTQTNTLQVLVTNKLTALDSATVVNANWTNITSKAALATSATVVNSGTIDLTDQVSGEKDSLFIAFKYSGVTGSTQRTWTITNYVLNNVLPDQTVAISNLATDVSFWTRYGNVWNPAAARWTATATDLKITGGAGTAPTNTSWIISKPMYVGQISPDVSVGIKSITEPAKTGYPYKYAVPGVYKATFVAFNRTLDEEKSVIREVIIKVIP
- a CDS encoding RagB/SusD family nutrient uptake outer membrane protein; the protein is MKRIYLFAWIIIAGLSSCKKFLDTKPTDFYTPDNYYATEAQLQQALTGVYGDLMRPELYAQVIPFNFTTSTDEVLSNRTADGDTRGLRYNYDASQVYVGNLWKFSYLGIANLNSLLENINKPTMDSTKRNIIKGQALFLRGFLYFTLTSNYGDVPLVLRPLGINETTIPATPQKDVYAQIEKDMKEAEVLLKDYTAAKLGYNELVTISAVQAMLARVYIYWAGYPQNNVSKYQDVLTYTNKVVNSGLHALNPDYRQIFINLSKDAYDVKENIWELGSFGAAPGVVTKGGNDIGNFVGIQSGIVAADTTSYSSASWVWATKKLFDSYEVDPTNTATPLKSSLDVRRDWNCANYIYSGTPRVKTARPNVWQMSAGKFRREYCPAIIRNTNGVGGAYNINWPVIRYADVLLMRAEAENYLNGPGNAYADINLVRRRGYGIMNGNVVKSVVVNNQGSGYTVAPAVTISGGGGSGASGTAVVTGGKVVGIYLNSPGALAPGTYYSSAPIVVIGTAWVPGTAYTVGTQITNAGNLYTVTTAGTSTTTAPTQTSGASNAAVTGAVFTYAGVPATATASITTGTEADLTPGLSKEDFQLAIRDERMRELCFEAVRKADLIRWGNFYQDMQTFAAWAAANGASVTATGNPNGLQGAQNVGTRHVLLPKPTYELNLNRALIQNPGW